One genomic region from Rattus norvegicus strain BN/NHsdMcwi chromosome 10, GRCr8, whole genome shotgun sequence encodes:
- the Csap1 gene encoding common salivary protein 1 precursor: MFQLEAMLPLLILAFLGTPAVLTQSRYHGSETGKHFCIVAPEGEPVTGIWASLKNNILSSIRLKFGNNWSQEYGSSGRAEIEVKLNPDETVLGFSGSFYIFMHQIIITTSQPRELIIGPLTGRYVYTSYPENPNHVFRGICGYYVTGGLKGMRYLWGNVNGTCTE, translated from the exons ATGTTCCAGCTGGAGGCCATGCTGCCCTTACTGATTCTTGCCTTCTTGGGGACCCCCGCCGTTTTGACACAAAGTA GATATCATGGCTCAGAAACTGGAAAACATTTCTGTATTGTTGCACCCGAAGGAGAACCTGTAACAGGAATTTGGGCAAGTTTGAAGAATAACATTCTTAGTAG CATTCGGCTTAAGTTTGGCAACAACTGGAGTCAAGAATATGGCTCTTCTGGAAGGGCTGAGATTGAAGTCAAGCTGAACCCTGATGAGACTGTCCTTGGGTTCTCCGGATCATTCTATATCTTTATGCATCAAATAATCATTACTACTAGCCAGCCTCGGGAGTTAATAATAGGGCCTTTGACGGGTAGATATGTGTACACTAGCTATCCTGAAAATCCCAACCATGTGTTCAGGGGCATTTGtggctattatgtgacaggtgggTTAAAGGGCATGAGGTATTTGTGGGGAAATGTAAACGGTACATGTACAGAGTAA